A genomic stretch from Anoplopoma fimbria isolate UVic2021 breed Golden Eagle Sablefish chromosome 8, Afim_UVic_2022, whole genome shotgun sequence includes:
- the si:ch211-262h13.5 gene encoding fetuin-B, with protein MDKSICTLLLLLSLLSIHSVGVYGEGYALSPIELAPIPCNDKAVEKLSRLAMTYINEDRTDGYKFALNRIANVHLHAQGPAGNVYYLDLDVLETKCHIGSQKPWKRCDVRPFMETQISGICNTTLLHTTEGYSYLYSYDCTLVPDPPEKLQQTCPTCPTLLPVESPQAVTAAQVTLASYKRQSPMNAGLGVKKITRAGVQVRPVKASFVEYIVQQCPEGVTQRGTCQRLTLESDTETAGFCAGSVHGDLKVNPDVKVSCEMFKAQNVDILRPVQPQGHNIPQDPEIPTFPPLIDEPWNDPLLVPSDPTSPPAVQPELFDPTPILPVPFDPVPFDPLTSSSSESDEHLVNQQQRPPGSDSFASSSEEIGGPVALRPPFDFRYKRRDRKKRQALMETSTSHNPTFLADFPIGTSPFRSCPGPARYTTV; from the exons ATGGACAAATCTATCTGCACATTATTACTGCTATTATCCCTGCTATCTATTCACAGTGTGGGTGTGTACGGCGAGGGTTATGCACTGTCGCCTATTGAGCTTGCTCCCATCCCCTGTAATGACAAAGCAGTGGAGAAGCTGTCTCGTCTGGCTATGACTTACATCAATGAGGATCGCACAGATGGCTACAAGTTTGCCCTCAACCGCATTGCAAATGTCCACCTGCACGCTCAG GGCCCAGCAGGCAATGTGTATTATCTGGACCTGGATGTCCTGGAGACCAAGTGTCACATAGGCAGCCAAAAACCATGGAAACGCTGTGACGTCAGACCATTCATGGAAAca CAAATCTCTGGCATTTGTAACACCACACTGCTCCACACAACAGAGGGATACTCCTACCTGTACAGCTACGACTGCACTCTTGTCCCAG ATCCCCCAGAGAAGCTCCAGCAGACCTGTCCAACCTGCCCAACACTTCTCCCAGTAGAGAGCCCACAGGCTGTGACTGCTGCTCAAGTCACTCTGGCGTCCTATAAGAGACAGTCACCCATGAATGCAGGGCTCGGAGTGAAGAAGATTACCAGAGCTGGAGTGCAG gttAGACCTGTGAAAGCCAGCTTTGTGGAGTACATAGTCCAACAGTGTCCAGAGGGAGTGACACAGAGAGGCACCTGCCAGCGGCTGACACTCGAGTCTGACACAGAG ACTGCAGGTTTTTGTGCAGGATCTGTGCACGGAGACTTGAAAGTCAATCCTGATGTCAAGGTGTCCTGTGAGATGTTCAAAGCACAG AATGTGGACATCCTCAGACCAGTGCAGCCTCAGGGTCACAACATCCCCCAGGACCCTGAGATCCCAACCTTCCCACCTCTGATCGACGAACCATGGAATGATCCTCTGCTTGTTCCTTCTGACCCTACATCGCCGCCTGCTGTTCAACCGGAGCTGTTTGACCCCACGCCCATTCTTCCTGTGCCCTTTGACCCTGTGCCCTTTGACCCCCTCACCTCATCTTCCAGTGAGTCTGATGAACATCTAGTAAACCAGCAACAGCGGCCACCGGGTTCTGATTCTTTTGCTTCATCCTCTGAAGAGATTGGAGGCCCTGTAGCTCTGCGACCACCATTTGATTTTCGCTACAAGAGGCGTGACCGCAAGAAACGGCAGGCCTTGATGGAGACATCAACCTCTCACAACCCCACCTTTCTGGCTGATTTCCCCATTGGGACCTCTCCTTTCCGCTCCTGTCCTGGTCCGGCTCGATACACCACAGTTTAA
- the LOC129094292 gene encoding G-protein-signaling modulator 2-like, whose amino-acid sequence MESSCLDLALEGERLCKASDYCAGVSFFESAIQVGTEDLQILSAIYSQLGNAYFHLQEYNKALEYHSHDLTLTRTIGDELGEAKASGNLGNTLKLLGRYDEAVVCCQRHLDITRAMYDKVGQARALYNFGNVYHAKGKSICWTGAEPGEFPEEARIALRKAAQYYEANLCLVKELGDRAAQGRTHGNLGNTYYLLGDFEKAAAAHEKRLLIAKEFGDKSAERRAHCNLGNAHIFLSQFEVAAGHYKRTLQLARFLKDKAVEAQACYSLGNTYTLLRDYERAIDYHLKHLVIAQDLNDRVGEGRAYWSLGNAHTALGNHQQAMYFAEKHLEIAKETGDKSSEVTARMNLSDLRLVVGLKSNSNIHPNIFRNTNTNSSSLPVSFQGYPSLQGVKSPARITGSAENLGLSPSPDKNQTVDSSAHPDWEEDVFPGSSKNNTLKASTKLFLFHRLKSKKQKNPKSSPKDQHENHTEPSAPELEAPVSPKPGSRDTIGEDGFFDLLSRFQGNRMDDQRCTLLDGQSHLTAHSSPSSTPPVAERKSISECETPLQDPGHFLELLASSQARRLDDQRVSPSHFPGLLLSTSNLPRTPSTSSTDQVPPQVPISSTDTAHIPSLYSRLEASAEQPEGDDVFFDMLVKCQGSRLNDQRCAAPPSKTKGTTVPDEDFFSLILRSQSNRMEEQRVLPPPAVTQSKPD is encoded by the exons ATGGAGTCATCGTGTCTGGACCTGGCTCTGGAGGGTGAGCGGCTCTGTAAGGCTAGTGACTATTGTGCCGGTGTGTCCTTCTTTGAGTCTGCCATCCAGGTTGGAACAGAGGACCTTCAAATCCTTAGTGCCATCTACAGCCAACTGGGCAATGCCTACTTTCACCTACAAGAGTATAACAAAGCCCTGGAGTACCATAGCCATGACCTCACACTTACCAG AACAATTGGAGATGAACTTGGTGAGGCAAAAGCCAGTGGCAACCTTGGGAACACATTAAAGCTTCTAGGACGGTATGATGAAGCAGTGGTTTGTTGCCAAAGACATTTGGATATCACCAGAGCCATGTATGACAAG GTCGGGCAGGCTCGAGCGCTGTATAATTTCGGGAACGTTTACCACGCCAAGGGGAAGAGCATCTGCTGGACTGGAGCCGAGCCAGGAGAGTTCCCAGAGGAGGCCAGGATAGCCCTGAGGAAAGCTGCACAGTACTATGA agCAAACCTGTGCCTGGTGAAGGAGTTGGGCGATCGGGCAGCCCAAGGTCGTACCCATGGTAACCTTGGCAACACTTACTATCTTCTGGGTGACTTTGAAAAAGCGGCAGCTGCACATGAAAAG CGGCTGCTCATCGCTAAAGAGTTTGGGGATAAGTCTGCTGAGAGGAGGGCCCACTGTAACCTTGGCAATGCTCACATATTCCTCAGCCAGTTTGAAGTGGCTGCTGGTCATTACAA GAGGACTCTGCAGCTGGCCAGGTTTCTGAAGGACAAAGCTGTGGAGGCCCAGGCCTGTTACAGTCTGGGCAACACCTACACACTACTGCGAGACTATGAGAGAGCCATTGATTACCACCTCAAACATCTGGTCATTGCTCAGGACCTCAATGACAG AGTGGGTGAAGGACGAGCGTACTGGAGTCTAGGAAATGCCCACACCGCCCTGGGGAATCATCAGCAAGCCATGTACTTTGCTGAGAAACATCTGGAAATTGCCAAAGAG ACTGGAGACAAAAGCAGCGAGGTGACAGCCAGGATGAACTTGTCCGACCTACGGTTGGTCGTAGGCCTGAAGTCCAACTCCAACATTCACCCCAACATATTCCGCAACACCAACACTAATAGCTCTTCTCTGCCAGTAAGCTTCCAGGGTTACCCCAGCCTCCAAG ggGTCAAGTCTCCAGCAAGGATAACAGGCAGTGCAGAGAACCTGGGACTGAGTCCAAGTCCTGACAAAAATCAAACTGTGGATTCATCTGCACATCCA GACTGGGAAGAGGATGTTTTCCCTGGATCTTCAAAAAACAACACCCTCAAGGCTTCTACAAAGCTCTTCCTCTTCCATCGGCTGAAAAGCAAGAAACAGAAGAACCCCAAATCCTCTCCTAAAGACCAGCATGAAAACCACACTGAGCCGTCAGCTCCTGAGCTGGAAGCACCGGTGTCTCCTAAG CCTGGATCACGAGACACTATTGGAGAGGATGGCTTTTTCGACCTCCTCTCTCGTTTCCAGGGCAACAGAATGGACGACCAAAGGTGCACCCTACTGGATGGCCAGAGCCATCTCACGGCTcattcctctccctcctccacccctcctgTAGCTGAAAGGAAAT CTATTTCGGAGTGCGAAACACCGTTGCAGGATCCTGGTCATTTCCTGGAGCTGCTGGCCAGCTCCCAGGCCCGTCGTCTGGACGACCAACGAGTCAGCCCGAGCCATTTTCCTGGCTTACTTCTCAGCACCTCCAACCTGCCTCGTACACCCTCCACCTCAAGCACAGATCAAGTCCCCCCACAAG TCCCGATCTCCAGCACAGATACGGCTCACATACCCTCCCTGTACAGTCGCCTCGAGGCAAGTGCTGAGCAGCCAGAAGGGGATGATGTCTTCTTCGACATGCTAGTTAAGTGCCag GGCTCCCGACTGAACGACCAGAGGTGTGCTGCTCCGCCTTCTAAAACCAAAGGAACAACTGTTCCAGATGAAGATTTTTTCAGTCTCATCCTGCGTTCCCAGTCCAACAGAATGGAGGAGCAGCGAGTCCTTCCACCTCCTGCTGTAACCCAATCCAAACCAGACTGA